A genomic window from Flavobacterium phycosphaerae includes:
- the rpsS gene encoding 30S ribosomal protein S19, whose product MARSLKKGPFVHYKLDKKVQENIAGGNKGVVKTWSRASMITPDFVGQTIAVHNGRQFVPVYVTENMVGHKLGEFSPTRSFRGHAGAKNKGKK is encoded by the coding sequence ATGGCACGTTCATTAAAAAAAGGACCTTTTGTACACTATAAATTAGATAAAAAAGTTCAAGAAAATATTGCTGGTGGAAATAAAGGTGTTGTTAAGACTTGGTCTAGAGCATCTATGATTACTCCGGATTTCGTTGGACAAACAATCGCAGTACACAATGGTCGTCAATTTGTTCCGGTTTATGTAACTGAGAACATGGTAGGACACAAATTAGGAGAGTTTTCACCAACAAGATCTTTTAGAGGTCATGCTGGAGCAAAAAATAAAGGTAAAAAATAA
- the rplP gene encoding 50S ribosomal protein L16, whose amino-acid sequence MLQPKRTKYRKVQKGRMKGVSQRGHELSNGMFGIKSVHENGMFLTSRQIEAARIAATRYMKREGQLWIKIFPDKPITKKPLEVRMGKGKGAVEYWAAVVKPGKIMFEVGGVPLSVAKEALRLAAQKLPVKTKFVVARDFEA is encoded by the coding sequence ATGTTACAGCCTAAAAGAACAAAATACCGTAAGGTACAGAAGGGTAGAATGAAAGGGGTGTCTCAAAGAGGACACGAACTTTCTAATGGAATGTTTGGAATTAAATCAGTACATGAAAATGGAATGTTCTTAACTTCACGTCAAATCGAAGCTGCGCGTATCGCTGCAACTCGTTACATGAAAAGAGAAGGACAGTTATGGATTAAAATATTTCCGGACAAACCTATCACTAAAAAACCTCTAGAGGTACGTATGGGTAAAGGTAAAGGAGCAGTCGAATATTGGGCTGCTGTTGTAAAACCAGGAAAAATCATGTTTGAAGTTGGTGGAGTGCCGCTTTCTGTTGCAAAAGAAGCTTTACGTCTTGCCGCTCAAAAACTGCCTGTAAAAACTAAGTTTGTAGTTGCTAGAGATTTCGAAGCATAA
- the rpsG gene encoding 30S ribosomal protein S7 produces MRKRAAKKRPLLPDPKFNDQLVTRFVNNLMWDGKKSTAFKVFYDAMDIVETKKNNDEKSSLEVWKDALTNVMPHVEVRSRRVGGATFQIPMQIRPDRKISMAMKWMILYARRRNEKSMAGKLASEILAAAKEEGAAVKKRMDTHKMAEANKAFSHFRF; encoded by the coding sequence ATGAGAAAAAGAGCGGCAAAGAAAAGACCACTTTTACCGGATCCTAAATTTAACGATCAGTTAGTGACACGTTTCGTGAACAACTTGATGTGGGATGGTAAGAAATCAACAGCTTTCAAAGTATTCTATGATGCCATGGATATCGTAGAAACAAAAAAGAACAATGATGAAAAATCATCATTAGAAGTTTGGAAAGATGCTTTAACCAACGTTATGCCTCACGTAGAAGTACGTAGTCGTAGAGTAGGTGGAGCTACCTTCCAAATTCCAATGCAAATCAGACCGGACAGAAAAATTTCTATGGCCATGAAATGGATGATTCTTTATGCCAGAAGAAGAAACGAAAAGTCAATGGCTGGTAAATTAGCTTCTGAAATCTTAGCTGCGGCTAAAGAAGAAGGTGCTGCTGTTAAAAAGAGAATGGATACTCACAAAATGGCAGAAGCAAATAAAGCATTCTCTCACTTTAGATTTTAA
- the rplV gene encoding 50S ribosomal protein L22 has protein sequence MGVRKRETADARKEANKSIAFAKLNNCPTSPRKMRLVADLVRGQKVERALNILRFSSKEASRKLEKLLLSAINNWEQKNAEGNVSEAGLFVKTITVDGGMMLKRLRPAPQGRAHRIRKRSNHVTIVLGQLDNTQSN, from the coding sequence ATGGGAGTTCGTAAAAGAGAAACTGCAGACGCAAGAAAAGAGGCTAACAAGTCTATCGCATTTGCTAAATTAAACAATTGCCCTACTTCACCTAGAAAAATGCGCTTAGTAGCAGACTTGGTAAGAGGTCAGAAAGTGGAAAGAGCTTTAAATATTTTAAGATTTAGCTCAAAAGAAGCTTCAAGAAAATTAGAAAAACTTTTGTTATCTGCCATCAATAACTGGGAGCAGAAAAATGCAGAAGGAAACGTTTCAGAAGCAGGCTTATTCGTTAAGACAATCACTGTAGATGGTGGAATGATGTTGAAAAGACTTCGTCCGGCACCACAAGGAAGAGCACACAGAATTAGAAAACGTTCTAACCACGTAACTATCGTATTAGGACAATTAGATAACACACAAAGCAATTAA
- the rplD gene encoding 50S ribosomal protein L4, with amino-acid sequence MEVKVLDINGKDTGRKVQLSDSVFGIEPNNHAVYLDVKQYLANQRQGTHKAKERAEVAGSTRKIKKQKGTGTARAGSKKSPLFKGGGTVFGPRPRSYSFKLNKTVKRLARKSAFSLKVKESNLVVVEDFNFETPNTKNFINVLKALGLENKKSLFVLGDSNKNVYLSSRNLKASSVVTNSELSTYEILNANNLVLLEGSLEGIEENLSK; translated from the coding sequence ATGGAAGTAAAAGTTTTAGATATCAACGGAAAAGATACTGGAAGAAAAGTTCAACTTTCTGATTCAGTATTCGGCATTGAGCCAAATAATCACGCAGTATATCTTGATGTTAAGCAATACTTAGCAAATCAAAGACAAGGAACGCACAAAGCAAAAGAAAGAGCTGAAGTAGCGGGAAGTACTCGTAAGATTAAAAAACAAAAAGGTACAGGTACTGCACGTGCAGGATCTAAAAAGAGTCCATTGTTCAAAGGTGGAGGAACAGTTTTCGGTCCAAGACCAAGAAGCTATTCTTTCAAATTGAATAAAACGGTAAAAAGATTAGCCCGTAAATCGGCTTTCTCTTTAAAAGTAAAAGAATCAAATTTAGTAGTTGTTGAAGACTTTAATTTTGAAACACCAAACACCAAAAATTTCATTAATGTTTTGAAAGCTTTAGGGTTAGAAAACAAAAAATCTTTGTTTGTGTTGGGTGATTCAAATAAAAATGTATATTTGTCCTCACGCAATTTAAAGGCGTCTAGCGTTGTAACTAATTCAGAGTTAAGCACTTACGAGATTTTAAATGCTAATAATTTAGTTCTTTTAGAGGGTTCTTTAGAAGGAATTGAAGAAAATTTAAGCAAATAA
- the fusA gene encoding elongation factor G, with product MARDLKFTRNIGIAAHIDAGKTTTTERILFYTGKSHKIGEVHDGAATMDWMAQEQERGITITSAATTCEWNFPTEQGKVLPTSQPYHFNIIDTPGHVDFTVEVNRSLRVLDGLVFLFSAVDGVEPQSETNWRLADQYRVPRMGFVNKMDRQGSNFLAVCQQVRDMLKSNAVAITLPIGEENDFKGVVDLVKNQAIIWHDATQGATFDIVDIPADMVAEVKEYRDILIEAVADYDENLLDKYMEDPESITEEEINNALRAATMDMAIIPMIAGSSFKNKGVQFMLDAVCKYLPSPLDKEGIQGIHPDDADLLEEDQTKILRRPDVKEPFAALAFKIATDPYVGRLAFFRAYSGRLDAGSYILNTRSGNKERISRIYQMHANKQNPIEYIEAGDIGAAVGFKDIKTGDTMCDEKHPIILESMKFPAPVIGIAIEPKTKADVDKMGMALAKLAEEDPTFTVRTDEASGQTIISGMGELHLDILVDRMKREFKVEVNQGEPQVEYKEAFTKSAQHRETYKKQSGGRGKFGDIVFRLEPADEVDGKVPVGLQFVNEVKGGNVPKEYIPSVEKGFREAMKTGPLAGYQVDSLKVTLLDGSFHPVDSDALSFELAAKMGYKEVAKAAGAVILEPIMKMEVITPEENMGDIVGDINRRRGQVNDMGDRNGAKTIKANVPLSEMFGYVTTLRTLSSGRATSTMEFSHYEQTPSNISEEVIKKAKGNA from the coding sequence ATGGCTAGAGATCTAAAATTTACAAGAAACATCGGAATTGCTGCTCACATTGATGCTGGTAAAACAACAACAACTGAGCGTATATTATTCTATACCGGAAAATCACACAAAATTGGTGAGGTGCACGATGGTGCAGCTACCATGGACTGGATGGCACAAGAGCAAGAAAGAGGTATTACCATTACTTCGGCAGCTACTACTTGTGAGTGGAATTTCCCAACAGAACAAGGTAAAGTATTACCAACTTCACAACCTTACCACTTTAATATTATCGATACCCCTGGACACGTTGACTTTACCGTAGAGGTAAACCGTTCGTTACGTGTATTGGATGGATTGGTTTTCTTATTTTCTGCTGTTGACGGTGTTGAGCCGCAATCAGAAACTAACTGGAGACTAGCTGACCAGTACCGTGTGCCGCGTATGGGATTCGTTAATAAAATGGATAGACAAGGTTCTAACTTTTTGGCAGTTTGTCAACAAGTAAGAGATATGTTAAAATCAAACGCAGTTGCTATCACTTTGCCAATTGGTGAAGAAAATGATTTCAAAGGGGTAGTTGATTTAGTAAAAAACCAAGCAATTATATGGCATGATGCAACTCAAGGGGCAACTTTTGATATTGTTGATATTCCTGCTGATATGGTAGCTGAAGTAAAAGAATACAGAGACATCCTTATTGAAGCTGTTGCTGATTATGATGAAAACCTATTGGATAAATACATGGAAGATCCAGAATCTATCACAGAGGAAGAAATCAACAATGCATTAAGAGCTGCTACTATGGATATGGCTATCATCCCGATGATTGCTGGTTCTTCATTCAAAAACAAAGGGGTTCAATTTATGTTGGATGCTGTATGTAAATATTTACCATCTCCTTTAGATAAAGAAGGTATCCAAGGTATCCACCCTGATGATGCTGATTTATTAGAAGAAGATCAAACTAAAATCTTACGTCGTCCTGATGTAAAAGAGCCGTTCGCAGCTTTGGCATTTAAAATTGCTACTGACCCTTATGTTGGTCGTTTGGCTTTCTTCCGTGCTTATTCAGGTCGTTTAGATGCTGGTTCATACATCTTGAACACTCGTTCAGGAAACAAAGAAAGAATTTCTCGTATCTACCAAATGCACGCTAACAAACAAAACCCAATCGAGTATATCGAGGCAGGTGATATTGGAGCAGCAGTTGGATTTAAAGATATCAAGACCGGAGATACGATGTGTGATGAAAAACACCCAATCATTCTTGAGTCAATGAAATTCCCTGCACCGGTAATTGGTATCGCTATTGAGCCAAAAACTAAAGCTGACGTTGATAAAATGGGTATGGCTTTAGCAAAATTAGCTGAAGAAGATCCTACGTTTACAGTTAGAACAGATGAGGCTTCAGGTCAAACGATTATTTCAGGTATGGGTGAGTTACACTTAGACATCCTTGTAGATCGTATGAAACGTGAGTTCAAAGTAGAGGTTAACCAAGGTGAGCCTCAAGTTGAATACAAAGAAGCTTTCACAAAATCTGCTCAACACAGAGAAACTTACAAAAAACAATCTGGAGGTCGTGGTAAATTCGGTGATATCGTATTTAGATTAGAGCCTGCTGATGAAGTTGACGGAAAAGTACCTGTAGGGTTACAGTTTGTTAACGAAGTAAAAGGAGGTAACGTTCCTAAAGAATATATTCCTTCTGTAGAGAAAGGTTTCAGAGAAGCTATGAAAACTGGTCCTTTAGCGGGATACCAAGTAGATAGTTTAAAAGTAACTTTATTGGATGGATCTTTCCACCCGGTAGATTCTGATGCACTTTCTTTCGAGTTGGCTGCTAAAATGGGATACAAAGAAGTAGCAAAAGCTGCCGGAGCTGTTATCCTTGAGCCAATCATGAAAATGGAAGTTATTACTCCGGAAGAAAACATGGGAGATATCGTTGGTGATATCAACCGTCGTAGAGGTCAGGTAAATGATATGGGTGACAGAAATGGTGCCAAAACGATTAAAGCCAATGTGCCACTTTCTGAGATGTTCGGTTATGTAACAACATTAAGAACATTGTCTTCAGGTAGAGCAACTTCTACAATGGAATTCTCTCACTACGAGCAAACTCCTTCAAATATTTCTGAAGAAGTAATCAAAAAAGCAAAAGGTAACGCTTAA
- a CDS encoding BamA/TamA family outer membrane protein has translation MKKFFLFFFFITSSGTISAQVFYLKIVGQSNTETKTIDSIGYNSKHQNIKSIVDENNSFLEKLSKTGFLENQLSEKHKSNDSTFYFKYSLGERINYARIYIGIKFQENIPNNYTVKNDTLTLPYEETESFLNSVLKKLESNGFSMAKVKLINLQKKSNVITADLSITKETQRQLNGIVISGYDKFPEGHKKNILRLYRNKVFNQKNLDKLYNDFDKYRFVKQSKYPEILFTQDSTKVYVYIEKAKANSFDGYIGFTNDENKKLVFSGYLDLVLNNILNSGEKLSLYWKSDGQDQKTFNLGVEIPYLFKSPIGLKTELNIFKQDSTFQNTRTAINLGYYFNYNTRLYLGYQSTESSDIQNVNTTTLSDFDNSYITTSLEFLDFKNDDFLFPEKTVLDFKIGTGKRNTKLISDNQFFANLNIKHNLYLNQKNIINIKSQNFYLQSSNYIVNELQRFGGINSIRGFNENSLQANTFNSILTEYRYVIASTIYVHSIIDYGRLQDNTSNTKTNLLGLGFGFGLLSKNGLFNIVYANGSTNNQAVKLSNSIAHVSFKASF, from the coding sequence TTGAAAAAGTTTTTCCTTTTTTTCTTCTTTATTACATCCAGCGGAACCATTTCGGCACAAGTTTTTTATTTAAAAATAGTCGGACAAAGCAACACAGAAACCAAAACTATTGACAGTATTGGCTATAATTCAAAACATCAAAACATCAAATCAATTGTTGATGAGAATAATTCTTTTCTTGAAAAACTTTCAAAAACAGGATTTTTAGAAAATCAGCTATCTGAAAAACACAAGTCAAACGACTCCACTTTTTACTTCAAATATTCCCTTGGAGAAAGAATAAATTATGCACGCATATATATAGGTATAAAATTTCAGGAAAACATACCAAACAATTACACTGTAAAAAACGACACTTTGACCCTGCCATATGAAGAAACAGAAAGCTTTTTAAATTCGGTTTTAAAAAAATTAGAAAGCAATGGTTTTTCTATGGCAAAAGTAAAACTGATAAACCTGCAAAAGAAAAGCAACGTCATTACTGCAGATTTATCCATCACAAAAGAGACCCAAAGACAGTTGAACGGAATTGTAATCAGCGGCTATGACAAATTCCCTGAAGGACACAAAAAAAATATACTTCGCCTATACCGCAACAAAGTTTTCAATCAAAAAAACCTTGACAAGCTTTACAATGATTTTGACAAATACCGATTCGTTAAGCAAAGCAAGTATCCTGAAATTTTATTTACTCAGGATTCCACCAAAGTTTATGTATATATAGAAAAAGCCAAAGCCAATAGTTTTGACGGCTATATCGGCTTTACTAACGACGAAAATAAAAAATTGGTTTTCAGCGGTTACTTGGACTTGGTTTTGAACAACATTTTAAATTCCGGCGAAAAATTATCCTTGTACTGGAAAAGCGACGGGCAGGATCAGAAAACGTTCAATCTTGGAGTTGAAATTCCTTATCTCTTCAAAAGCCCGATTGGATTGAAAACCGAACTCAATATTTTCAAACAAGACAGCACCTTTCAGAATACCCGTACCGCAATTAATTTAGGCTATTACTTCAATTACAACACCCGATTGTATTTAGGCTACCAATCAACAGAATCGAGCGACATACAAAATGTCAACACCACAACCCTAAGTGATTTTGACAACTCCTACATCACAACTTCATTAGAATTTTTAGACTTTAAAAACGATGATTTTCTCTTTCCGGAAAAGACGGTGTTAGATTTCAAAATTGGAACAGGCAAAAGAAACACTAAATTAATTTCAGACAATCAGTTTTTTGCCAATCTGAATATAAAACACAACTTGTATTTGAATCAAAAAAACATCATCAATATCAAATCACAAAATTTTTACCTGCAAAGCAGCAATTACATCGTTAATGAACTGCAACGTTTTGGCGGAATCAATTCGATTAGAGGCTTCAACGAAAACAGTCTGCAAGCCAACACATTCAACTCCATACTAACCGAATACCGGTATGTAATCGCCTCAACCATTTACGTTCATTCCATAATTGATTACGGCCGTCTGCAGGACAACACTTCTAACACCAAAACAAACCTTCTCGGATTGGGTTTTGGTTTTGGTTTATTATCTAAAAACGGTCTTTTTAACATCGTTTATGCCAATGGAAGCACAAACAACCAAGCCGTGAAATTATCCAATTCGATAGCACATGTAAGTTTTAAAGCTAGTTTTTAA
- the rpsC gene encoding 30S ribosomal protein S3, which translates to MGQKTNPIGNRLGIIRGWDSNWYGGNDYGDKIAEDYKIRKYIHARLSKASVSKVIIERTLKLVTVTITTARPGIIIGKGGQEVDKLKEELKKVTDKEVQINIFEIKRPELDAYLVGTSIARQIESRISYRRAIKMAIAAAMRMNAEGIKVLISGRLNGAEMARSEQFKEGRIPLSTFRADIDYALAEAHTTYGRMGIKVWIMKGEVYGKRDLSPLVGMDKKQASGGKGGDSSKGDRKPFNKDRKPGGDRKRK; encoded by the coding sequence ATGGGACAAAAGACAAATCCAATTGGAAACAGACTTGGTATCATCAGAGGATGGGATTCAAACTGGTATGGTGGAAATGATTACGGTGATAAAATCGCCGAAGATTATAAAATCAGAAAGTATATCCATGCTCGTTTATCAAAAGCTAGTGTATCAAAAGTAATCATCGAGAGAACTTTGAAACTTGTAACCGTTACTATCACAACTGCCAGACCGGGTATCATTATCGGAAAAGGTGGTCAGGAGGTAGACAAGTTAAAAGAAGAACTTAAGAAAGTTACTGACAAAGAGGTTCAAATCAACATCTTTGAAATTAAAAGACCTGAGTTAGATGCATACTTAGTTGGAACTAGTATTGCACGTCAAATCGAAAGCCGTATTTCATACAGAAGAGCTATAAAAATGGCTATCGCAGCAGCAATGCGTATGAATGCAGAAGGTATTAAAGTTTTGATTTCTGGTCGTTTGAACGGAGCTGAAATGGCACGTTCTGAACAATTCAAAGAAGGTAGAATTCCTCTATCAACTTTCAGAGCCGATATTGATTATGCTTTGGCTGAAGCACATACTACTTATGGTAGAATGGGTATCAAAGTATGGATCATGAAAGGTGAAGTTTACGGAAAACGTGATTTATCCCCACTAGTTGGAATGGATAAAAAACAAGCTTCTGGCGGAAAAGGCGGAGATTCTTCAAAAGGAGATCGCAAACCTTTCAACAAAGACAGAAAACCTGGTGGAGACCGTAAAAGAAAGTAA
- the rplB gene encoding 50S ribosomal protein L2, translating to MSVRKLKPITPGQRFRVVNGFDAITTDKPERSLLAPIKNSGGRNSQGKMTMRYTGGGHKQRYRIIDFKRTKVGIPATVKSIEYDPNRTAFIALLWYVDGEKTYIVAQNGLQVGQTVVSGEGAAPEIGNTLPLSKIPLGTVISCIELRPGQGAVIARSAGTFAQLMARDGKYATIKMPSGETRLILLTCSATIGAVSNSDHQLIVSGKAGRTRWLGRRPRTRPVAMNPVDHPMGGGEGRSSGGHPRSRKGLPAKGYRTRSKVNPSNKYIVERRKK from the coding sequence ATGTCAGTTAGAAAATTAAAACCTATTACCCCGGGTCAGCGTTTTAGAGTTGTGAATGGTTTTGACGCCATCACGACTGATAAGCCGGAGCGCTCTTTGTTAGCACCGATAAAAAACTCAGGAGGTAGAAATAGTCAAGGAAAAATGACCATGCGTTATACAGGCGGTGGTCACAAACAAAGGTATCGTATCATTGATTTCAAAAGAACTAAAGTGGGAATTCCTGCTACAGTGAAATCAATCGAGTATGATCCAAACAGAACAGCTTTTATCGCATTATTGTGGTATGTAGATGGTGAGAAAACATATATTGTTGCTCAAAACGGATTGCAAGTAGGTCAGACCGTAGTGTCTGGAGAAGGTGCGGCTCCTGAAATTGGAAATACTTTGCCATTGAGCAAAATTCCATTAGGAACTGTAATTTCTTGTATCGAATTGCGTCCTGGACAAGGAGCTGTTATTGCTCGTTCTGCCGGAACATTTGCTCAATTAATGGCAAGAGATGGAAAATATGCTACAATCAAAATGCCTTCAGGGGAAACAAGATTGATCTTGTTAACTTGTTCAGCTACTATTGGAGCCGTTTCTAACTCTGACCACCAATTGATCGTGTCTGGTAAAGCAGGTAGAACAAGATGGTTAGGAAGAAGACCAAGAACAAGACCGGTAGCAATGAACCCTGTCGATCACCCAATGGGTGGTGGTGAAGGACGTTCTTCTGGAGGTCACCCACGTTCTAGAAAAGGACTTCCTGCTAAAGGGTATAGAACTCGTTCTAAAGTTAACCCAAGTAATAAGTATATTGTTGAACGCAGAAAGAAATAA
- the rplW gene encoding 50S ribosomal protein L23, with protein MSIIIKPIITEKITKEGEVFNRFGFVVDKKANKVQIKKAVEAAYGISVVEVNTMNYRADRTTKYTKSGLISGKTNSYKKAIVQVKEGETIDFYNNI; from the coding sequence ATGAGTATCATAATTAAGCCTATCATCACTGAAAAAATCACCAAAGAAGGTGAAGTTTTCAATCGTTTTGGTTTTGTTGTTGACAAAAAAGCAAACAAAGTTCAGATTAAGAAAGCTGTAGAAGCTGCTTACGGAATTTCGGTTGTTGAAGTTAACACGATGAACTATAGAGCTGATAGAACTACTAAGTATACAAAAAGTGGTTTAATCAGCGGAAAAACGAATAGCTACAAGAAAGCTATCGTACAAGTAAAAGAGGGAGAAACAATAGATTTTTACAATAATATCTAA
- the rplC gene encoding 50S ribosomal protein L3, with amino-acid sequence MSGLIGKKIGMTSIFDENGKNIPCTVIEAGPCVVTQVRTNEVDGYSALQLGFDDKGEKHATKADLGHFKKAGTSAKKKVVEFQGFEENYKLGDNITVEVFSEGEFVDVQGVSKGKGFQGVVKRHGFGGVGQATHGQHNRLRAPGSVGASSYPSRVFKGMRMAGRMGGDNVKVQNLRVLKVVAEKNLLVVKGAIPGHKNSYVIIQK; translated from the coding sequence ATGTCTGGGTTAATTGGAAAAAAAATCGGCATGACAAGCATTTTCGACGAGAACGGGAAGAATATTCCTTGTACAGTAATCGAAGCGGGTCCTTGTGTCGTTACCCAAGTCAGAACCAATGAGGTTGACGGGTATTCAGCTCTTCAACTTGGTTTCGATGACAAAGGCGAAAAACACGCTACTAAAGCTGACTTAGGTCACTTTAAAAAAGCGGGTACTTCTGCTAAGAAAAAAGTCGTTGAATTCCAAGGATTTGAAGAAAATTACAAATTAGGTGATAACATCACTGTGGAAGTATTCAGCGAAGGAGAATTTGTTGATGTACAAGGTGTATCAAAAGGGAAAGGTTTCCAAGGGGTTGTAAAACGTCACGGTTTTGGTGGTGTTGGACAAGCTACTCACGGACAACACAACCGTTTGAGAGCGCCAGGTTCTGTAGGAGCATCTTCTTATCCATCACGTGTATTCAAAGGAATGCGTATGGCTGGAAGAATGGGAGGAGATAATGTAAAAGTACAAAATCTTAGAGTTTTGAAAGTAGTAGCTGAAAAGAATCTACTTGTTGTTAAAGGAGCTATTCCAGGACACAAAAACTCTTATGTAATCATTCAGAAGTAA
- the rpsL gene encoding 30S ribosomal protein S12 — protein sequence MPTIQQLVRTGRTQITKKSKSVALDSCPQRRGVCTRVYTTTPKKPNSAMRKVARVRLTNGNEVNAYIPGEGHNLQEHSIVLVRGGRVKDLPGVRYHIVRGALDTSGVAGRTQRRSKYGAKRPKEAKK from the coding sequence ATGCCAACAATTCAACAATTAGTAAGAACAGGAAGAACTCAGATCACTAAGAAGAGTAAATCGGTTGCTTTAGATTCTTGTCCTCAAAGAAGAGGTGTTTGTACGCGTGTTTACACTACTACTCCAAAAAAACCAAACTCAGCGATGCGTAAAGTAGCGCGTGTACGTTTGACTAATGGAAATGAGGTGAATGCTTACATCCCGGGAGAAGGACACAATCTACAAGAGCACTCGATAGTATTAGTGCGAGGCGGAAGGGTAAAAGATTTACCAGGAGTTAGATACCACATTGTGCGTGGTGCGCTTGATACCTCAGGTGTAGCAGGAAGAACACAAAGAAGATCTAAGTATGGTGCTAAACGCCCAAAAGAAGCTAAAAAGTAA